From the genome of Pseudomonas sp. FP453:
TCAAGCCTTGTGAAGATCCACTGTGGGAGCTGGCTTGCCTGCGATAGCGGTGTATCAGATGTTGATGCACTGACTGACATGCCGCTATCGCAGGCAAGCCAGCTCCCACATTCGATCTTCACAGGGCTTGCGATCAGGCCAGGCCGGACTCCACCAACAGCGCTTCCAATCCCAACAAATCCGGCACCTTCGCCACATGTTCCCCCACCTGCACCGCCGCCAGCTCCAGCGCACACAACGGCACATCCACATAACTCAACTGGCTATCCAGTTTGTACGAACGCGGAATCCCCTGGATCACCAACGCAATAAACTTCAACGTCGGCCGCCCACCCAAGGTGTTCAGCACCACGATCCGCGAACGCTCCCCCGTCACCACCGCTTCACCGCACACCGCTTCAAAGCTGATCAACGGCAATTGCCGGTCACGCCAGGTCACTTGCCGCAGGTACCACGGTGGCGCGTCACTGGCGGGTTCGCCGCGCTGGTAGTCGATCAGTTCGGCGATGGCCACGTTGGGCAGCACCAGATGACGGTCGGCCAATGGCAGCAGCAGGCCGGTGAGTTGGCTGGTGCGGTGGTCAAGCATGGGACTTGCTCCAGTAGGCGATGCTTTCCAGCAGCACCGACTCTTGGTACGGCTTGCCGAGGTAGTCGTTGACGCCGATGGCCATGGCGCGGTCGCGGTGTTTCTGGCCGGTGCGCGAGGTGATCATGATGATCGGCAGGCGCATCAGGCGCGGGTCGTTGCGCACCTGGATGGCCACTTCGAAGCCGTCCATGCGCGGCATTTCGATGTCGAGCAGCATCAGGTCCGGGGTGTGTTCTTCGAGCACGGCGATGGCGTCGATGCCGTCCTTGGCGGTGAGTACGTTCATGCCGTTGCGTTCCAGCAGGCGGCTGGTGACTTTGCGCACGGTGACCGAGTCGTCCACCACCAGCACCAGCAGCGGGCGTTTTTTCAGCGGGTCGTTGAGCACCAGCGGCGCATCCACCGCCTGCGCCGGCAAGGCCGGTTGGCGCGCGCGGATGTGTGCAAGCAAGTCGATGATCAGCACCACGCGGCCATCGCCGAGGATGGTCGCGCCGGACAAGCCCTGCACCCCGGCAAACTGCGGGCCCAGGCCCTTGACCACGA
Proteins encoded in this window:
- a CDS encoding chemotaxis protein CheW — encoded protein: MLDHRTSQLTGLLLPLADRHLVLPNVAIAELIDYQRGEPASDAPPWYLRQVTWRDRQLPLISFEAVCGEAVVTGERSRIVVLNTLGGRPTLKFIALVIQGIPRSYKLDSQLSYVDVPLCALELAAVQVGEHVAKVPDLLGLEALLVESGLA